The genomic region TTGTGTTGCTTGAGAAAAGGTAGCAGACTCAATGTATAATAATCTTCGTAAAGGTTCATTAGTAGCGGTTGAAGGTCGCATTCAATCAAGAAAACAAGAACAAAATGGTGTGCTAACAACGATTACTGATGTTAGAGCGATTAGTGTTAAGTTTTTAGATTCAAGAGGTAGTGGTGCTGGGATTGGGAATTCTCGCAATGCTGCGACGCCGTCATTTGTTAATGATTATAGTTCTCCCGTTGAGAACCAAATTGATGAACAGACATTTAATCTTAATAATATGAATTTTGATTTTGTTAATAATGATGTTGTTGATAATAAGAAACAAGGGGAAAATAACGAAGGTGCAAATTTAACATTTGATAATAATGATAATGATGATGCTATTGCGTGAGGAGAGTAAATTATGGAAAATAAGCGTATAAATGTAAATCGGTTTAAAAAGCGAAAAAAACCATGTTTTTTTACAAAAAATAAAGTTAATTACATTAACTATAGAGATGTTGAAGAATTAAAAAAATATATTTCTGCTAATGGACAGATTTTAACAAGAAGAGTTAGTGGTAATTGCTCTTTCCATCAAAGAATGGTGGCAATGGCAATTAAAAGAGCAAGAACCGTGGCTTTATTACCATATCTTGTAAAATAATTAAGGGTTGATTAGCATACTTAATATTTGTATTAAGTATGCTTTTTATTAACCTGAAATGTAAAATTATTAAAAAGGACACTTATATAAAAAACAAATTGTGTTAATTCTATAATTAAGAAAAGAAAGGAATTAGCACAATGTATAAGTATCTGACTATTGAATCAATAATAGCAATAAAAGAATATAAAAGTTATGGATTTTCTATTCGTAAAATAGCAAAAGCAATTGATTATAGTAAATCAACTGTACACAGAGTTTGTAAATTATTAAATCAAAACTTATTACCATTAGAAATATTGAATCAAGTTCAAAAAAATAAACAAAATGCAGGTAGAAAATTAATAATTTTAACTTTAACAGAAATTAATACTATCAATCATTTGTTAATTACTAAAAATTATGCTCTTGATATAATTGCTGATTTTTTAAAGAAACCTGAAATGTAAAATTAAAAAGGACACTTATATAAAAAACAAATTGTGTTAATTCTATAATTAAGAAAAGAAAGGAATTAGCACAATGTATAAGTATCTGACTATTGAATCAATAATAGCAATAAAAGAATATAAAAGTTATGGATTTTCTATTCGTAAAATAGCAAAAGCAATTGATTATAGTAAATCAACTGTACACAGAGTTTGTAAATTATTAAATCAAAACTTATTACCATTAGAAATATTGAATCAAGTTCAAAAAAATAAACAAAATGCAGGTAGAAAATTAATAATTTTAACTTTAACAGAAATTAATACTATCAATCATTTGTTAATTACTAAAAATTATGCTCTTGATATAATTGCTGATTTTTTAAAGAAACCTGAAATGTAAAATTAAAAAGGACACTTATATAAAAAACAAATTGTGTTAATTCTATAATTAAGAAAAGAAAGGAATTAGCACAATGTATAAGTATCTGACTATTGAATCAATAATAGCAATAAAAGAATATAAAAGTTATGGATTTTCTATTCGTAAAATAGCAAAAGCAATTGATTATAGTAAATCAACTGTACACAGAGTTTGTAAATTATTAAATCAAAACTTATTACCATTAGAAATATTGAATCAAGTTCAAAAAAATAAACAAAATGCAGGTAGAAAATTAATAATTTTAACTTTAACAGAAATTAATACTATCAATCATTTGTTAATTACTAAAAATTATGCTCTTGATATAATTGCTGATTTTTTAAAGAAAAATAAAATAAAAAATATTTCAACAAAAACTTTATATAACATGTTTAAAACAAATCGAATGGGTTTTGATGAAAAAAATTTATTGAGAAAAGGCAAAAATAAACCTCATAAACAAAAAGAAACTAAGGGCAGAATTAATAATTGTAAATCTATTCATGAAAGAAATTTAATCATTCCAAATATTAAAAATATACAAGAATTTGGCCATTTAGAGGGAGATACTATCGTTGGTAAAGATCATAAAAGTTCTATTATTACTTTAGCTGATATATGATCAAAAACCACAATTCCTTTGAAAACTAAAAATCATAAAGCAGAAAGTATTACACAAAGTATAATAAAATTTATTTCAAAATTAATACCAGGAACAATTAAAACTATTACTTTTGATCGTGGTAAAGAATTTAGTAAATGAAAATTAATTGAAAAAAATTGTAATGTTAAAATTTATTTTGCAGATGCCGGCAAACCTTGTCAAAGAGGTTTAAATGAGAACAATAATGGTATTTTAAGAAGATATTTACCAAAATCTACTGATTTATCTTCATATAAACAAAAAGACTTAAATTCTATAGCATTTCAAATTAATTCTACACCCAGAAAATCATTATCTTATAAAAGACCAATAGATTTAATACAATTATTTTAAAAAACTGTCCCATTTATATTTACAATTCAGGAAAAATAAAATAAAAAATATTTCAACAAAAACTTTATATAACATGTTTAAAACAAATCGAATGGGTTTTGATGAAAAAAATTTATTGAGAAAAGGCAAAAATAAACCTCATAAACAAAAAGAAACTAGGGGCAGAATTAATAATTGTAAATCTATTCATGAAAGAAATTTAATCATTCCAAATATTAAAAATATACAAGAATTTGGCCATTTAGAGGGAGATACTATCGTTGGTAAAGATCATAAAAGTTCTATTATTACTTTAGCTGATATATGATCAAAAACCACAATTCCTTTGAAAACTAAAAATCATAAAGCAGAAAGTATTACACAAAGTATAATAAAATTTATTTCAAAATTAATACCAGGAACAATTAAAATTATTACTTTTGATCGTGGTAAAGAATTTAGTAAATGAAAATTAATTGAAAAAAATTGTAATGTTAAAATTTATTTTGCAGATGCCGGAAAACCTTGTCAAAGAGGTTTAAATGAGAACAATAATGGTATTTTAAGAAGATATTTACCAAAATCTACTGATTTATCTTCATATAAACAAAAAGACTTAAATTCTATAGCATTTCAAATTAATTCTACACCCAGAAAATCATTATCTTATAAAAGACCAATAGATTTAATACAATTATTTTAAAAAACTGTCCCATTTATATTTACAATTCAGGTTACAATTAGTAAGTAATGTATTATATATAATGCAAAAAATTTGTGATGTGGAGTGTTAACAAGTGAAAGTAATTTTATTGAAAAATTTAAAAAATTATGGTAAGAAAAACGATATTATTACCGTTGCTGATGGATATGCAAAAAACTATTTATTACCACAAAAAATAGCAATTGTGGCTTCAAGTCAAGCTTTAGTGCAGTTAGGAAAACAACAACAAAAATTTGATAATGAAGTTAATGAAAAAAAGCTTGAAAATGAAGCATTAAAATTAGAAATTGAAAAGATAATTTTAAATTTTGATTTGAAAATTAATAAAAATAAGGTATTTGGAACAATTACTAGTAAACAAATTATTGAAAAATTAAGTCAAGAGTATAATATTCAAGTAGATAAAAAACAGTTAGTTAATTATCAAAATATTAATATTAAATTATTTAATGATATTTTTGCAATTTTGAAAATTCAAGTTGTGGGTAAAAAGTAATGACTATTACTAATAATTTTTTATTAGAAGATGCTGAGGTTAGTGTTTTAGCGGCAGTTATTAATTCTAAAAATGCTAGTGATGAGGTTGTTGCTCTGCTTAATGAGAATGATTTTATTAATTCCCGTCATAAATTAATTTTTAAAGCCATTATTTCGTTATATAATCATCAATTACCAATTGATTTACCAATTTTAACTGATATGTTAGTTAAACAACAAAGTCTTAATCAGGCTGGCGGGGTGGAATATTTGACTTTGATTACGCAAAGTTATATTAGTGATGCTAATTTAGATGATTATTTAAAAATTATTGTTGAACGGACAATGTTAAGAAATTTGCAAGTAGTAACCCAAGATATTACTAAGAAAATTAATACTGAGATTAGTGTGTGAGAACTTTTAGGAATTGCTGAACGACAGATTTTGGAAATTGCTAATAATCGTAAAAAAAATGAGTTTAAAAGTACTAAGGATGTTGTTGATGCGACATTATCTAAGATTGAAAAGTTGCAAAATAGTGATAATCAATTAACAGGTTCAGATAGTGGTTTTATGCAATTAAATAAGATTACTAATGGCTTTCAAAATGGTGATTTTATTATTTTGGCAGCGCGACCATCAATGGGGAAAACAGCTTTAGCATTAAATTTTGCTGTTAATTGTGCACGAGTTTATAAAGATAGTGCTGTGGTCATTTTTTCTTTAGAAATGCCAACTGAACAACTAATTTTAAGAATTTTAGGTTCAGAAACAAAAATTGGTTCAATGCAAATTAAAACGGGAAAAAATTTAACAAGTCGTAATTGACAAGATTTAACTAGTGTTGGTAGTAAATTAAAGCAAAGTAATATTTTTATTGATGATTCGCCGGGATTACGAGTGATTGAGTTAATTTCTAAATTAAGAAAATTAAGTCGTAATTATGACTTAAAATTGGTTGTTATTGATTATTTACAATTATTAGCTGGTGATGGTGAGAATCGACAACAAGAAATTTCTAATATTTCTCGAAGTTTAAAGGCATTAGCAAGAGAGTTAGAAGTTCCAATTGTTTGTTTGTCACAATTATCGCGAAAAGTGGAATCAAGAGAAGATAAACGACCATTAATGTCTGATTTGCGTGAATCAGGTGCAATTGAACAGGATGCTGACTTAATTATGTTTCTTTATCGTGAAGATTATTATGAAAAGAAAGAAGATAGTTTGAATGAAGAATCACATAAAGCACAATTAATTATTTCTAAGCATCGTAATGGTCCCACTGGCATAGTAGAATTACTTTTTTTACAAAAGTATGGTAATTTTATTGATTATAATAAGACTGTGAATAAAAATGAAAAGAAAGAAGGAACACAATATGAAAAGGATGTTTTCAGTAATTAGTCATTTAATGACTAGTTTTGTAATGGTATTTACTATTGTTGCTTGTAGTATGAAGACCCATCCGATTACGATTAATATTACTAATGCTGCCAGTGAATCAACAATATTTGATAAGATTTTTCGTGTTGAGGCAGTTACGAAGACAATAAATAGTTTATTTTATACTTATAAAAAAACTGGTAAAACAGCGTGAGTAGAAACTAATAAAGAGAAAGTAAAACAATTAAATAGTGAATTAGCAACGCAATTTTATGCTGATTTTTATACAAGGTCAGGAGATACCTATTCATATCAGTTTGATATTAATAATTCGTTTGTTAATGATAAATTAAATTTTAATGGGGCTGAGATTAAAGTAATTGATGGTATTAAGGCAGAAGTAACCGATGATAAGACAGCACCTAAAGAAATTGCTTTTGATGTTTTCTTTCAAGGTATTGCTCAGAAGTATAAGTTTAGTGGTACTGTTAATTGAAAATATAATATTATGAAACTTAATCCGAAGGAAGAAACAACTGATAAGTTGATATTTTTTTGAGACTATCAGAGTGATTTAGCAGACATTAAGATTAATAATTTTGTAAAAGTAACTTAATTTAATATTTAATTATTATTTCCATAATTCTTTTTAAGAGAAGAGTTATGGAAATTTTCTTAGTTGATGCTAGGTTTGCTTCTTTGTGATAAATATGTTATAATTAACTAGGAAAAGGTATAAACTAGCAATAAATGAGTTATTATTATTTTTAGGTAATTTTAGTTTATATTGAGTAAAAATGAGGTATTAAAGCGATGAATAAAATAATTAAATTAGTAATAACATTTATTTTAGGTATTGGTGCTGGAGCAGGAATTGGTATTGGAACATTAGTTGCTTGTTCGGGCTCTTGAATTACGGAACAAGAAATAAAAATTGAAGTTCAAGATCAAAAAATTAAGCAACTAATTGCTAATCTTGAAGCAGAAATTAAAATTAAAACAGAACAGTTAGAAGTAGCAATTAATGATTTAAAAGAAAAAGCAATTAATTTAGGATATAAAGAAGTTTTAAAGGATTTAAAAACTTTACAAGAACTTGTTGATGACATTAATCATAAAGATAAAGCGATAATTTCTGATGAGGAAAATGAAATTGTTAATCTTCCTGAATTGTAAATATAAATGGGACAGTTTTTTAAAATAATTGTATTAAATCTATTGGTCTTTTATAAGATAATGATTTTCTGGGTGTAGAATTAATTTGAAATGCTATAGAATTTAAGTCTTTTTGTTTATACGAAGATAAATCAGTAGATTTTGGTAAATATCTTCTTAAAATACCATTATTGTTCTCATTTAAACCTCTTTGACAAGGTTTGCCGGCATCTGCAAAATAAATTTTAACATTACAATTTTTTTCAATTAATTTTCATTTACTAAATTCTTTACCACGATCAAAAGTAATAGTTTTAATTGTTCCTGGTATTAATTTTGAAATAAATTTTATTATACTTTGTGTAATACTTTCTGCTTTATGATTTTTAGTTTTCAAAGGAATTGTGGTTTTTGATCATATATCAGCTAAAGTAATAATAGAACTTTTATGATCTTTACCAACGATAGTATCTCCCTCTAAATGGCCAAATTCTTGTATATTTTTAATATTTGGAATGATTAAATTTCTTTCATGAATAGATTTACAATTAATTAATTCTGCCTCTAGTTTCTTTTTGTTTATGAGGTTTATTTTTGCCTTTTCTCAATAAATTTTTTTCATCAAAACCCATTCGATTTGTTTTAAACATGTTATATAAAGTTTTTGTTGAAATATTTTTTATTTTATTTTTCTTTAAAAAATCAGCAATTATATCAAGAGCATAATTTTTAGTAATTAACAAATGATTGATAGTATTAATTTCTGTTAAAGTTAAAATTATTAATTTTCTACCTGCATTTTGTTTATTTTTTTGAACTTGATTCAATATTTCTAATGATAATAAGTTTTGATTTAATAATTTACAAACTCTGTGTACAGTTGATTTACTATAATCAATTGCTTTTGCTATTTTACGAATAGAAAATCCATAACTTTTATATTCTTTTATTGCTATTATTGATTCAATAGTCAGATACTTATACATTGTGCTAATTCCTTTCTTTTCTTAATTATAGAATTAACACAATTTGTTTTTTATATAAGTGTCCTTTTTAAAATTTTACATTTCAGGCTTAAAAAAGATATTGATGTTCAAAAAGGTGTCCTTGATCATTTAATCATTTAAAAGAGAAACTTAACGATTTAATGACTATAAAAGGTGATGCTAATGTTTAAGCAATGATTGAATATGTTAGTTGTGACTTTTTTTTCGTTAGGAATTGGTACTAATTTAGTTGCTTGTTCTTCACAAACAATGACAAAAGATTTCATTAAGGAAGAAATTACGAATAATCAGTTATTAAATCAGGAAGTCAGTGCTTTAAAAAGAAAAATTGCGATTTTAGTAAATGATTTTCAGGAGTTAGTTAAAAAAATAATGTGACTAAAGAAAGAATTGAGCAATTAGAACAAAAATTGCGAGAAAAAATTGTCCAACAAGAAAGCGAAATCGCGCAATTAATTGAATATGTCAACGAATTAACTAAGTTAGTAAATAGTTTTGGTAGTGGTGAATTAGCAGATATTGCTAAGTTGCTTAAAGATAATGTAACTTTGGAAGATAAACTGCATCATATTAGAACAGAAATGGCAAGATTATTAAATAAAGAGGGATTAATTGGTAAAAATGATGCTTTAAAAGTAAAAATTGTTTCTACATATTTAGAACAATTTAATGACAATAATCGTTTTGATTTAAGGGGATTAAATACTTTACATAAAAGAACTGATGCTCTTAATAAAGTAGAAGAAGCTTTAAAAGTGAAGTTTCCCAAGATTTTTAAACATATTGAAAATCTTCGTGTTTGAGACGAAAATAAATTTTTAAAAGATAAAGGTTTTGATAAATTTCAAGATGGTCAGATCGGATTAAATATTAGTTTTAAAATTGGTAATAAAGAGTCTGATTGAATACGCGTGTATTTTAAAAATATTGAAAAATCTGATGATGATTTGTTTAATGAGGTTAAAAAATATTTAGAACAATTTAATATGGAAAATCCTTTTGCTTTACAAGGTGTGGAATCAACTAGTAAATGAACTGATGTGTTGAAAAGATTAAAGAATAATTTAACTGAAAAATTTGGTGTTGATGCTAAGAGAATTGAATTAACAATTGATAAGCTTTATGATGTTGTAAGTAATGGTTTAAAAGATGGTAAAAATAATAATAATGTTAGTTTTAAAATTGGAAGCAAAGGTTTACAAAATATCCGAATTTATTTTAAAGATATTAAGAAAACTAATATGGATTTAATTAACGAAGTTAAAGAATTTTTAAAGAAATTTAATGAAAAAAATCGATTTGATTTAAAAGGTATTAAATCAACTGATTCTTGAAGTAAAGTGCTTGTTAAAGTAAAAGAAACATAGATGGACGCGTAAAGTTTTGTTAGGTAGGAAAAGGTTTAAATAATTTTGAAAAAAAAGTAATCACAATTTAATTATCATTTTATCTAAAAAATAAGTAATAAAACAAAATATTTAATATTAACAAACATAATCTTAATAAAAGGTTATAAAAACTCACTAAAATGCTTATAAAAACAACATTAAAATAATTTTTTACAAAAAAAATCATACATAAGAAATATATACTTAATTTGCATATTGAAATAATTTATAGTAAATGATTATTTTTTCTTTTTTTAAAAATACCTAAGAAAACTAAACGCGACCACATTAGATAACGAATTTGGTAATGAAATTCGTGGAATTAATTTCACAATTGATGATTCATCGGCAGAAATTGATGATGGGTCATTAGAAGATGGTGAAAGTGCTGCGTGGATTAGATTTAATATTGGTATTGAAAAGGGAACAGTTGAAGTGTATTTTAAAAATATTGAATAAAATAATAAAAAATTATATTAATAAAATTTGATGAAGTTTTGTTAATATTTTTTTTATTAGTTATTTTTAAAATTAATATTAAATTTTCTTAATTATATATTTAAATATTTGTTATAATTAAATTTTACACCATTCTTAAATATAAGAATGGTGTGCTTTTGCTTTTTTTAAATTTGTGATATAATTCAAAATATATTTATATTAATTTTTTACGGAAAGGACAGCGTTGTAATGTATATTTTAGTGGAACAACGAGGTTATGTAGTTTATAACCTATATGATCAAGAAGTAGCAATTTTTATGCTAATGCCAGAAGCTATTGCATTTATTAAAAGACAATATCATATGCCACAACAAATAACAATATCACATAAACAACATTATCCTGCTTTACCAATAATAAATAATTATTGTCCAAATCAAAATGCACCAATATTACAAAATCCGTATCATCAACCACCAATCGGTAGACAACATCCATATCCATATGGAACATCAATGGTAAATGGTAATATGTATCCAAATAATAGCAATTTTGTTGTTAATGACCCCCACCTACAACCACAGCAAGGACCTAATCCTAATCTAGTTGTTAGAGAAAAATTTGAACCAACAATTAATATGACTAATAGTATGTTAAATGAGCAGTTATTTAATGAACAAGAATATCGATCACAATTGAATGGTCATAGTTTACAACAATCAGAACAAAAAGTTGATGAGCGAAAACTTAAACTTGATAAGTTTCGTCAACATTTGGATGATGTCGTTAAAAAAAAGCAATCACAGAGTAATGGAACCGAAAATAAGTTGGGGGTAAATAGTAAACCAAGTAGTTTTGTATTTAATAACGCTAAGCAGTCAAAGATTAATTCATCAGGAACTATTGATTTAGAAAAAGCTGATATTGAACAAAAATTGAAAAGTGGTTTTACTATTAGTAATATGGATGCTTTACAACAAGGTAATGAAGAAGGTTTTATAGATAATAATAAAAAGATTAAAACTTGAGTGTGGGTTGTGCTTATTATTTTGGCAGTGGTCATTGTTGGTTTTGGTATTTTAGGGGTTTTAGTCGGAATAAATGTTGGTGGTATTAGTGATAAAATTAAAGAATTATTTAGTGATTAATTAAAAATATGTTCCAAAATATTCATCCTAGTTGGAAAGATTTTCTTATTAGTCAAACTACTCAACCTTATTTTATTGAATTAGTTAGCAAAGTATCATTAGCATATAAAAATAATCAATGTTATCCACAGCCACAAGATATTTTAAGGTTATTAAAAATTGTTAGTTTTAATGATATTAAAGTAGTTATTTTAGGACAAGATCCGTATCATCAACCAAACCAAGCTAATGGTTTGGCTTTTGGTGTTAATCAAGGTGTTAAGTTGCCACCAAGTTTAAAAAATATTTTTGTAGAATTGGAAAATGATTTAGGAATTATTGTACAAAATGGTGATTTAACTAAATGAGTCCGAAGTGGTGTTTTTCTTTTAAATACTGTTTTAACAGTACAAAAAGATCAACCATTTTCACATGCTAATTTTAATTGGCAACAATTTACTGATAATCTCATAAAATATATTGACAATTATCATAATAATGTTATTTTTGTTTTATGAGGTAAAAAAGCACAAGCAAAGATTAATTTAATTAATGACCAAAAGCATCTTATTCTTATGGGAGCACATTATGGGTTTTTTAATCAAAAGTATTTTAGTAAGATTAATGAATACTTGATAAAGCATAATAAGAAGCCGATTGATTGGCAGTTATAGTTTTTCTTTAGAAAGGAAACTAGATTAATGATTTTCTTTAATAGTAATAAAAATGGTTTGTCGTTATTTGATATTAGAACAGCGTATATTGTTGCGGGAGCATTAGTTTTAGCAGCATTGTCTTATATTTTAATGACAGGGCTTTCAATGTTTATAAAAAAAGAACGATATCGTGGACTTCGTTTAACAACGAAAAATATTGCTTATATTGCGATGTTATCAACGGTATCGGTAGTAACAACTGTTGTTATTGCATTGTATATGCCAGCAGCGGTTTTACCGCCGATTAGAATAGCTATTGAAGGTTTGATGATTAAGATTACGGGTTATATTTTTGGTCCCGTAATTGGTATTTTGTGTGCTTTGATTACTGATATTTTAGTAATGATGTTTGTTCCGTCATATATTCATCCTGCGTATATTGTGACGGTTATTGGTTTTGGTTTTATTTCTGGTATTGCTGGTGATTTGCGGCGAATGTTTCATCAAAAGTCATGAATTTTAATTTTAATAACTAATATTTTTATTATTGGTTTTGGAACCGCTGCTTTAGTAATGACTTATTATGCTCCGCAATTTGCTGATTTTGCTGTTGATGAAGTTCCTTTTACAAAAAATGTTCCGATTAAGAAATGAATTATGATGCTAATTATTAGTATTGGGACAGTTTTAATTTTAGTTGTTGTTTGGGCAACTTGAATGTATTTTCGTTTTATAAAAAAGGATATAAAAGGTTTTAATGATTTAGTTCCGATTATTTTGTTAGCAGTTATTAATGAATATATTGTTACGGTGTTAATTGCATCTTGGGGGGATGTCAGTCTGTTAACTAATCGTACTGAGGATTATGGTTTAGCAATGATTCCACGATTGGCGATGGCCCCGATTAAAATATTTTTTAATACGGTAATTATTTATGTTACTTGAAAAACTATTAGACCATTAATTAATGAAGATCGTTAGCATTTATAAGGAGTGTTATTTAGATGAAAAGGCTAAATGTTTGGTTACAAATTACAAAGTATTATTTTCGTAAAAATTTTTATTCAATTTTAAAATATTTAAAATTGGATTTTAATAAAAATTTCAATACTCGTAGTATTGCCTTAGCAGCTGTAATGTTAGCATTAACAATAGTTATTGTTAAATTTTTAGGTTTTAGTTTAAAATTGGGTGTTGGTGGTAAAGGAACAATGGTAATTGGTTTTGGTTTTATCCCTAATGTGCTTTTTAGTTTTTTACATGGACCATTTTTTGGTTTTATTTTTGGTTTTATTTCCGATACAACATTGTTTATCTTAAAACCTACATTTTATAGTCCAATTATGGCAATTCAAGAACCCATTGTTGGGGTTCTTGCAGGAATTGCGGGAATTGTTTATAGTAAACTTCGTAATTGTCAATTTAATTTTAAGAAGTATTTGTTATTTTTTACTGTAATGCAATTTATTTTGGTTGCTTTATTAATTTTAAGTTTTTATTTAATATTTTTCTCTGATTTTGTTTACTCTTTTTCATTGAAAAATAATAAAGTTTTTAGTGTTAAATGAGATTTACTTTATATGGTAATTTCTGGGATTTTTATTTCTACTTTATTTATGACTGTGGAATTAGTTTTAATTTTAATTTTGTGAATAACTTGAAATAATCAAAAACAAAATAGTGTTACTGAGAAATTTAATAATGCATTGATTTTCATTATTATTATTATTTTACAATTATTTTTAACATTAATTAATTCGTGAATTTTATCGCCATTACATTTTTTAGTATTTTATGATATTGATTATTTAGTTTCTTTATTACCACGATTAGTTAAAGAATTATTATTAATGCCATTACGAATTGCAATATATTTTATAATTTTTAAAACAATTTTAAAAATTTATTATGATAAATATTTTTTGCAAAAAGAACTTAATTCTCATCAAGAAAATGTAGAGTAGGGATATAATGAAGAATTTTTTTAAACGATTTTTTAGTAAAAGTAAAATATTGTTTTTTACTAGTGTTGCTAATGCCTTAGTTTTGCTAAAAGATTGAAAATTTGTTTATAAGTTAATGACATTTTTAATTTTATTTAGTTTCTTTTTAGCTGGTGTCGTTTATGGGGTATTTGTTGAATATTGATATATTAATCCTAAAACTTCACAACTTGATATGCCACGGTTATATAATTTTAATGTTTTAGTTAGTTTTTGGTCGGTGCAAACTAATATATTAGCTTGTTTATATTTCTTTTATGCTTTACTTTATTATAATAAAACGGCAACTAATAAGTTTACTAATTTGACAACCCAAACTAGTATTACAATATATATTACAGTAACAATGGTTTTATTTTGGTTGTTAGTATTTTATGGTGTGGGAACAGGGTTATCGTATGAATTTGCTTCCAATGCTGATCGGGTTATTGGCATTACAATGCATGCCATAACACCATTATTAACATTAATTTACTTATTATTATCGTTAGGGAAAACTCAGATTTTATATAAAAAATATTTTACTCGCCAAATATTTTGAATGCTAGGATATCCGATTGGTTATCTCATATTTATTAATTTAAGGGCTAAGTTATTATATGATGATGGTATTAGGATTTTTTTATTTCCTTATGAGTTTGTTGATTTTTATCATCCGATATTTCCTTTACCAGTAGTTTGAAATAATATTTTGTTAGTAGGATTGGGAATATCATTTTTAGTAGGGATAAATGTTATTTTGATTGTTATTAATAATTTAATTTATAAGAAGACAAAACATATAAGTAAAAAGTAAGTTGATTAAACAAATCATCAGATAATAATTTTAAAGATATGGCGATAACAACTTTATCAGTCCAATTTATCCCCGCTATTTTTATTTTTCAGATCAATATCAATACTTAGATTTTCACTTATATTATGCTTACCAAAATCGATTCTACAAAACAAAATATGGTAAGAATTTCAACTATGATTTTTCAGTAAAAAATAGCTTTAAAATTAATGGTAACGAAGAATATGTATTACCAAATAAAAAAGATATATATGCTTTGAAACAGTCAAATCGGATTGAAAATGCCAAATTGTAAAGTTAAGTGCAACTA from Spiroplasma endosymbiont of Lonchoptera lutea harbors:
- the rplI gene encoding 50S ribosomal protein L9, with the translated sequence MKVILLKNLKNYGKKNDIITVADGYAKNYLLPQKIAIVASSQALVQLGKQQQKFDNEVNEKKLENEALKLEIEKIILNFDLKINKNKVFGTITSKQIIEKLSQEYNIQVDKKQLVNYQNINIKLFNDIFAILKIQVVGKK
- a CDS encoding uracil-DNA glycosylase; protein product: MFQNIHPSWKDFLISQTTQPYFIELVSKVSLAYKNNQCYPQPQDILRLLKIVSFNDIKVVILGQDPYHQPNQANGLAFGVNQGVKLPPSLKNIFVELENDLGIIVQNGDLTKWVRSGVFLLNTVLTVQKDQPFSHANFNWQQFTDNLIKYIDNYHNNVIFVLWGKKAQAKINLINDQKHLILMGAHYGFFNQKYFSKINEYLIKHNKKPIDWQL
- a CDS encoding spiroplasma phage ORF1-like family protein, with amino-acid sequence MYPRYFYFSDQYQYLDFHLYYAYQNRFYKTKYGKNFNYDFSVKNSFKINGNEEYVLPNKKDIYALKQSNRIENAKL
- a CDS encoding IS30 family transposase, with the translated sequence MYKYLTIESIIAIKEYKSYGFSIRKIAKAIDYSKSTVHRVCKLLNQNLLPLEILNQVQKNKQNAGRKLIILTLTEINTINHLLITKNYALDIIADFLKKNKIKNISTKTLYNMFKTNRMGFDEKNLLRKGKNKPHKQKETKGRINNCKSIHERNLIIPNIKNIQEFGHLEGDTIVGKDHKSSIITLADIWSKTTIPLKTKNHKAESITQSIIKFISKLIPGTIKTITFDRGKEFSKWKLIEKNCNVKIYFADAGKPCQRGLNENNNGILRRYLPKSTDLSSYKQKDLNSIAFQINSTPRKSLSYKRPIDLIQLF
- a CDS encoding Pr6Pr family membrane protein, with the protein product MKNFFKRFFSKSKILFFTSVANALVLLKDWKFVYKLMTFLILFSFFLAGVVYGVFVEYWYINPKTSQLDMPRLYNFNVLVSFWSVQTNILACLYFFYALLYYNKTATNKFTNLTTQTSITIYITVTMVLFWLLVFYGVGTGLSYEFASNADRVIGITMHAITPLLTLIYLLLSLGKTQILYKKYFTRQIFWMLGYPIGYLIFINLRAKLLYDDGIRIFLFPYEFVDFYHPIFPLPVVWNNILLVGLGISFLVGINVILIVINNLIYKKTKHISKK
- the rpsR gene encoding 30S ribosomal protein S18, coding for MENKRINVNRFKKRKKPCFFTKNKVNYINYRDVEELKKYISANGQILTRRVSGNCSFHQRMVAMAIKRARTVALLPYLVK
- the dnaB gene encoding replicative DNA helicase; translated protein: MTITNNFLLEDAEVSVLAAVINSKNASDEVVALLNENDFINSRHKLIFKAIISLYNHQLPIDLPILTDMLVKQQSLNQAGGVEYLTLITQSYISDANLDDYLKIIVERTMLRNLQVVTQDITKKINTEISVWELLGIAERQILEIANNRKKNEFKSTKDVVDATLSKIEKLQNSDNQLTGSDSGFMQLNKITNGFQNGDFIILAARPSMGKTALALNFAVNCARVYKDSAVVIFSLEMPTEQLILRILGSETKIGSMQIKTGKNLTSRNWQDLTSVGSKLKQSNIFIDDSPGLRVIELISKLRKLSRNYDLKLVVIDYLQLLAGDGENRQQEISNISRSLKALARELEVPIVCLSQLSRKVESREDKRPLMSDLRESGAIEQDADLIMFLYREDYYEKKEDSLNEESHKAQLIISKHRNGPTGIVELLFLQKYGNFIDYNKTVNKNEKKEGTQYEKDVFSN
- a CDS encoding single-stranded DNA-binding protein; the protein is MLNKVILIGRITNDLNLRSAKNNKSFLYFTIAINNFNNQADFINCVAWEKVADSMYNNLRKGSLVAVEGRIQSRKQEQNGVLTTITDVRAISVKFLDSRGSGAGIGNSRNAATPSFVNDYSSPVENQIDEQTFNLNNMNFDFVNNDVVDNKKQGENNEGANLTFDNNDNDDAIAWGE